A genomic window from Solanum dulcamara chromosome 11, daSolDulc1.2, whole genome shotgun sequence includes:
- the LOC129873229 gene encoding nuclear pore complex protein NUP98B-like isoform X2, translated as MDKENASGMHDRDKASDNPKLEPGEMHHVNCGDYKDVDGIMPKLQRTDYYTVPLMEELISKEKEETGFCCHVKHFVVGSHGYFDE; from the exons ATGGATAAAGAAAACGCTTCTG GGATGCATGACAGAGACAAAGCTAGTGATAACCCCAAGTTAGAGCCTGGAGAGATGCATCATGTCAATTGTGGCGATTATAAGGATGTGGATGGCATAATGCCGAAGCTCCAACGTACTGATTACTACACAGTTCCTCTTATGGAGGAGTTGATATCAAAGGAGAAGGAAGAAACTGGTTTTTGTTGCCACGTGAAACACTTTGTGGTAGGAAGCCATGGGTATTTTGATGAATGA
- the LOC129873229 gene encoding nuclear pore complex protein NUP98B-like isoform X1: MDKENASGMHDRDKASDNPKLEPGEMHHVNCGDDKDVDGIMPKLQHTDYYRVPLMEELISKEKEETGFCCHVKHFVVGSHGYFDE; this comes from the exons ATGGATAAAGAAAATGCTTCTG GGATGCATGACAGAGACAAAGCTAGTGATAACCCCAAGTTAGAGCCTGGAGAGATGCATCATGTCAATTGTGGCGATGATAAGGATGTGGATGGCATAATGCCGAAGCTCCAACATACTGATTACTACAGAGTTCCTCTTATGGAGGAGTTGATATCAAAGGAGAAGGAAGAAACTGGTTTTTGTTGCCACGTGAAACACTTTGTGGTAGGAAGCCATGGGTATTTTGATGAATGA